A segment of the Streptomyces sp. NBC_00376 genome:
GTCGCTAAGGTGACCGGCCATGACCACATTTGATCAAGCCCCTGCCTCGTTCGCCGTGCACATTCCGGACGCCGAACTCGAACCGGAACCGCTGGATCCCGCGCAGATCGTCTCGGGTGAGCCCGTGGTGACCGGCAAGGTCCTCTGGGAGTCGCCCGACGGCAAGCAGGTGCGCGGCATCTGGCAGATCACGCCCGGCGTGGTCACCGACACCGAGGCCAACGAACTCTTCGTGGTCGTCAGCGGGCGCGCGACCGTGGTGGTCGAGGGCGGCGAGACGCTGGAGATCGGGCCCGGGGACGCCTGCGTGCTGCGCGAGGGCGACCGTACGACGTGGACGGTGCACGAGACGCTGCGCAAGGCGTACCACATCAGCCTCTGAAGCCCCCTGCGAAACTTCCTCAGGAACCCTTCGGAGCCTTCCGCGGGAACCCGTCGGAGCTTTCCTCAGGAAGCCGTGCCGGAAGCGCCGGGCCGGGCGAGTGCCCGGCGCAGTGCCAGCGCGGCCATCGGCAGCAGCAGACATGCTCCGACCACGTTCA
Coding sequences within it:
- a CDS encoding cupin domain-containing protein, whose translation is MTTFDQAPASFAVHIPDAELEPEPLDPAQIVSGEPVVTGKVLWESPDGKQVRGIWQITPGVVTDTEANELFVVVSGRATVVVEGGETLEIGPGDACVLREGDRTTWTVHETLRKAYHISL